The stretch of DNA CCAACAGGGTCCTGGAAGGGCTCTGCCGGGACGCCAAAATCGCCTACCTCGACCTTACGGCGGTTTTCGAGAAGGAGCCGGACGTCTCGTCCCTTTATCTGTTCCCGGTGGACGCCCACACAAGCGCCAAGGGTGATGCGCTGGCTGCCCAGGCGGTGCGCAGAAGGATAATAGAGGACAACCTTTTGGCGCCCACGTCCCCATGAATGGAAAAAGCATGAGCGGAAAGAAGACGGAGTGGGCCGGAAGGCTCATGGCCTTGTGCCTTGGGGTGATGTTCCTGGTTTCGGGCGGAGCCAAGGTGGTTGACCTCTCCTCTTTCGTGAGGGAGTTTTCGGCCTACGGCATCATCACCGGCCAACCCCTGGCCCTGGTTTCCGCCTGGGGCCTGCTGGCCCTGGAACTCGCCCTTGGTGCGGCCCTTGTGGCTGGCTGGCGTCTTCGGCACAGTCTTTACGCCGCCGCCGCCCTCATGCTGTTGTTCATCGTCGCCGTGCTCTGGGCTTGGCAGGCCGGAACAACCGAGGACTGCGGCTGCTTCGGCTCCCTTGTCAAGCGCTCCCCCTCGGAAGGACTGGTGGAAGACCTCGCCATCCTGGCGGTCATAGCCATTTCCTGGCTCTGTGTGCGGAAAGCCCCGTCCGACGGTTCCCTTCCCAGGTTTCTGGTCGTGGTTGCCGCCGGTCTCGCCGGAATTTTTTTGCCCTTCGCCTTCGGCTTTTCCCCTTCGGCGGTTCTGAATCCGCCCTTGCCCGGAGCCCCGCTTCCGGCCTTTGTCCTCTCCGCCCCCAATTCCCCTGATCTGCACAAGGGGGACTACCTCCTTTTCGTCATGGAAACCGGCTGCGACCACTGCCGGAGCGACATCCCGGCTGTAAACGAAATTGCGCGGACACCGGGTCTCCCGCAGGTAGTGGCGCTTTGCCCCAACAGCCCTGCGGAGGTCGTCCGGTTCGTGTCACTTTTCGCTCCGCCCTTTTCGCTTTTCATGGTGAGCCAGCAGGATTTTTCAGCGCTTCTGGGCTCAGCGCCAACCACCCCGCGCTACCTTCTCGTCAGGGACGGCAGGATTCTGAAAAACTGGGACGGGCGCGCACCCACCATAGCGGAGCTATCCGCGAAATAAGAAGGGGGCGGAATGGCGAGGATCTTCCTGGCAACGCCCCCGCATCCGGCGAAAGAGCGTTACGGCCCGCTTGCGGCAGCAGGGGCCAACCTGCCAAGCCTTGGGATTTTGTCCCTGGCTGCCGTGTGCGAGGCGGCGGGACACAGGGTGTCCCTGGCGGATGCCGTGGCGGAAGGCCTTTCCGAGGAGGAGGTCATCGCCCGCGTGGCGGCCTTTTCGCCGGACGTGCTGGGCCTTTCCGCCACCACCCCGGTCATTTCAAGGGCCGGGAGCCTGGCCGGAGCGGTCAGAAAGAGGTTTCCCGGCCTTTTTATCGTTCTGGGAGGCCCCCACGCCACGGCCCTCCCCGAAGGGACCCTGTCCGCCTTTCCCGCCTTCGACGCCGTTGTGATAGGTGAGGGCGAGGCCGCGTTTTCCGAGCTGGTATCCGCCCTTTCAGCAAAAAGGCCGCTTTCGGGCGTTTCTGGTCTGGCCCTTCGCGCAAACGGGGCCGTCACCCGCACAGCCTGCCGAACCATGATTTCCGATCTCGACTCCCTGCCGTTTCCGGCCTGGCATCTTCTGCCAGGCTTTCCACGGGCCTTCCGTCCGGCTGTGTTCAACTACCGTAAAAGCCCGTCGGCCCACTGCGTGACCAGCAGGGGATGCGCTGGAGCCTGCACCTTCTGCGACCGCTCGGTTTTCGGGCGGACACCCCGGTTCCACTCGGCCTTCTACATGGCAGAACTATCCGAGATGCTGGTGCGCCGGCACGGGGTGAGGGAGCTTGTTTTCGAGGACGACCAGTTTCTGGCCGACCCGGAAAGGATAGAGACTTTTTGCCGGATTCTTCTCGACAGGCGCTTGAACCTGGACTGGTCAGCCGCCGCAAGAGCGGGTTCGGTGAGGGATGCGGCGCTCCTCGATCTGATGAAAAAAGCGGGATGCTGGCGGCTTTCCTTCGGCCTGGAGTCGGCGGACGAGGAAGTCCTCACAAGGGCCTGCAAGGGGACCTCGCCCGATATGATGAGGCGGGCCGTCACCCTCACCAGGAGGACCGGGATGGAGGCCAAGGGCTTTTTCATCCTGGGCCTTCCGGGGGAAACCGAAGAGAGCATGGCCCGCACCATTTCCTTCGCAAAAAGCCTGCCCCTTTGCGATTGCGCCGTCTTTTTCGCCACGCCCTTTCCAGGCACCGCCATCTATGACGGAAAATGCCCGTCGCCAGATTTTTCCTCCATGAATCTTCTCACGCCCCACCCCTTTTCGGACGGGCCGGACCTGGAAGCACTGGTGGCGGCCCAGCGGAGATTCGCCCGCGCATTTTACTTGCGCCGGGGTTCAATGGGCAGGTACCTTGGCCGCGCCATCAAAAGCCCAAAAAGCCTGCTTCGGCTTTTGAAGGCCGGAGCCGGATTTTTCAAGTTCACCATAACAGCCCGTTGAAAAAGGCTCGATACGAAGCCTGAATAAAAACGATGAAATGCAAGGAGAGCGAAAAGCCAATGAATAAGGGTACTTAAGGTACGTGACGGAATTGGCTTTGAAGCTCGACACCGCAGTTCGCGTTTTTAGGCAGGCTGATAAGAAACAAAAAGGGCGGCTGAGCCATAAGGCCCATCCGCCCTTCATCTGCATTGCCGGACAAGAGGGGGCTTTTACGCCTAAGAGCCCCGAATCCGGCATCATTCAAAGGCTATCAGTGGGACGCCTTCTCGGCGTGCTCGTCAGCCTTTTTCTCTTCTTTTTTCTCGTCCTTCTTCTCATCGTCCTTCTTGGGCTCTTCCTTCTTCACTTCTTCCTTCTTGGCCTCTTCGGCCTTTTTCGGAGCCGGGGCCTTGGCCTCGGAGCTCTTCTCGTCGATCTCGCCCCTGGTGATGGCGATGGTCAGGGTCTTTGCCGCAGAGGCCCTTTTCACGGTAAGGGTGACGGCAGTCCCCTTTTCGCCCTTCATGGAGCCCACCAACTCGTTGAAATCGCGGCCTTCGGTGTCCTTGCCGTCGATCTTGATTATGACGTCGCCGCGCTCCACACCCTTGGCAGCCGCCGGAG from Deltaproteobacteria bacterium encodes:
- a CDS encoding DoxX family membrane protein; translation: MSGKKTEWAGRLMALCLGVMFLVSGGAKVVDLSSFVREFSAYGIITGQPLALVSAWGLLALELALGAALVAGWRLRHSLYAAAALMLLFIVAVLWAWQAGTTEDCGCFGSLVKRSPSEGLVEDLAILAVIAISWLCVRKAPSDGSLPRFLVVVAAGLAGIFLPFAFGFSPSAVLNPPLPGAPLPAFVLSAPNSPDLHKGDYLLFVMETGCDHCRSDIPAVNEIARTPGLPQVVALCPNSPAEVVRFVSLFAPPFSLFMVSQQDFSALLGSAPTTPRYLLVRDGRILKNWDGRAPTIAELSAK
- a CDS encoding cobalamin B12-binding domain-containing protein; amino-acid sequence: MARIFLATPPHPAKERYGPLAAAGANLPSLGILSLAAVCEAAGHRVSLADAVAEGLSEEEVIARVAAFSPDVLGLSATTPVISRAGSLAGAVRKRFPGLFIVLGGPHATALPEGTLSAFPAFDAVVIGEGEAAFSELVSALSAKRPLSGVSGLALRANGAVTRTACRTMISDLDSLPFPAWHLLPGFPRAFRPAVFNYRKSPSAHCVTSRGCAGACTFCDRSVFGRTPRFHSAFYMAELSEMLVRRHGVRELVFEDDQFLADPERIETFCRILLDRRLNLDWSAAARAGSVRDAALLDLMKKAGCWRLSFGLESADEEVLTRACKGTSPDMMRRAVTLTRRTGMEAKGFFILGLPGETEESMARTISFAKSLPLCDCAVFFATPFPGTAIYDGKCPSPDFSSMNLLTPHPFSDGPDLEALVAAQRRFARAFYLRRGSMGRYLGRAIKSPKSLLRLLKAGAGFFKFTITAR
- a CDS encoding PDZ domain-containing protein: MFTKRPVLGFCIMAVVIAFISLAGVSCGKESFGGVGLNVAQLFDPKVPGNMGPLVVLDVLPETPAAAKGVERGDVIIKIDGKDTEGRDFNELVGSMKGEKGTAVTLTVKRASAAKTLTIAITRGEIDEKSSEAKAPAPKKAEEAKKEEVKKEEPKKDDEKKDEKKEEKKADEHAEKASH